In Jaculus jaculus isolate mJacJac1 chromosome 11, mJacJac1.mat.Y.cur, whole genome shotgun sequence, the following proteins share a genomic window:
- the LOC101610422 gene encoding cytochrome b5 domain-containing protein 1-like — protein sequence MAESGSLTKVQRRGLVAGPDFRTFQRQYFTPDEVAEHNQPSDLWVSYLGYVYDLTPLAHQFRGDLLMKPILEVAGQDISHWFDPVTKDLRRHVDPLTGCPRYRTPRGRFLHVPPPLPRSDWANDFGWPWWKDARFRVGKLSAKTRAVRIVNTLTGQEHTLQVGALESMWEIMHRYLPYNVHAASYTWKYEGRNLDMKLTLEGNGILDEDEEFDFLNLDGSLHTPAVLIYFNDDLTEL from the coding sequence ATGGCGGAAAGCGGCAGCCTGACCAAGGTGCAGCGGCGGGGCCTGGTGGCGGGTCCCGACTTCAGGACGTTCCAGCGCCAGTACTTCACGCCCGACGAGGTGGCGGAGCACAACCAGCCGTCGGACCTGTGGGTGTCGTACTTGGGTTACGTGTACGACCTGACGCCGCTGGCCCACCAGTTCCGCGGGGACCTGCTGATGAAGCCCATCCTGGAGGTGGCCGGCCAGGACATCAGCCACTGGTTCGACCCGGTCACCAAGGACCTGCGCAGGCACGTGGACCCGCTGACGGGCTGCCCGCGCTACCGCACCCCGCGGGGCCGCTTCCTGCACgtgccgccgccgctgccgcgcTCCGACTGGGCCAACGACTTCGGCTGGCCGTGGTGGAAGGATGCGCGCTTCCGCGTGGGCAAGCTGTCGGCCAAGACGCGCGCCGTGCGCATCGTCAACACGCTCACCGGGCAGGAGCACACGCTGCAGGTGGGCGCGCTCGAGTCCATGTGGGAGATCATGCACCGCTACCTGCCCTACAACGTGCACGCCGCCAGCTACACGTGGAAGTACGAAGGCAGGAACCTGGACATGAAACTGACCCTGGAGGGAAACGGGATCCTGGACGAGGACGAGGAGTTTGACTTCCTCAACCTGGACGGCTCGCTCCACACGCCGGCCGTCCTGATCTACTTCAATGATGACCTCACCGAGCTGTAG